One genomic window of Prochlorococcus marinus str. NATL2A includes the following:
- the lpxA gene encoding acyl-ACP--UDP-N-acetylglucosamine O-acyltransferase has translation MSERQSSQSLIADNKVNIHEFADVSPKAELGRGVSVGSGSVIGPDVIVGPNTWIGANVIIEGKVKIGSNNKIFPGACIGLEPQDLKYGGDSTDVLIGDDNTFRECVTINRATFEGEKTIVGNQNLLMAYSHLGHNCDIGNSVVIANSVQIAGHVVVEDRAVIGGCLGIHQFVHIGYLAMVGGMTRVDRDVPPFCLVEGHPGRMRGLNKVGIKRQTLDKENKEEYLQLKRIWNLLFKSEYVISDGLKRARQENLLQSSARLCGFIELSIGKGRRGPMPYFISTNKK, from the coding sequence ATGAGTGAACGTCAATCTTCTCAAAGCTTAATTGCAGATAACAAAGTAAATATTCATGAATTTGCGGACGTCTCTCCAAAAGCTGAACTTGGCAGAGGTGTATCTGTTGGTTCAGGCTCTGTTATTGGTCCAGATGTGATCGTTGGTCCTAATACTTGGATAGGAGCAAATGTAATTATCGAGGGTAAAGTAAAAATAGGATCTAATAATAAGATTTTCCCAGGAGCATGTATTGGATTAGAACCCCAAGATTTGAAGTATGGAGGAGACTCTACTGATGTCTTAATTGGAGATGATAATACTTTTAGAGAATGTGTAACTATTAATAGGGCCACCTTTGAAGGGGAGAAAACTATAGTTGGGAATCAGAATTTGTTAATGGCCTATTCACATTTAGGACATAATTGTGATATCGGAAACAGTGTCGTTATAGCTAATAGCGTGCAAATTGCAGGTCACGTTGTTGTTGAAGATAGAGCTGTTATTGGAGGATGCTTGGGGATACATCAATTTGTTCATATTGGTTATTTAGCTATGGTTGGGGGCATGACAAGAGTTGATAGAGATGTTCCTCCATTTTGCTTGGTGGAGGGACATCCTGGAAGAATGCGGGGACTAAATAAAGTTGGAATTAAAAGGCAAACTTTAGATAAAGAGAATAAAGAAGAATATCTACAATTGAAAAGAATTTGGAACTTATTATTTAAATCTGAATATGTAATTTCTGATGGTTTAAAAAGGGCAAGACAAGAGAATTTATTACAATCTTCTGCAAGATTATGTGGATTTATAGAACTCTCTATTGGGAAAGGTAGAAGAGGCCCAATGCCTTACTTTATTTCAACTAATAAAAAATGA
- the msrA gene encoding peptide-methionine (S)-S-oxide reductase MsrA, producing the protein MISMHKIFRRLIVFSILLQLLIACPLQAFAESEEAIFAGGCFWCLEHDLEKLDGVVSAESGYSGGDLINPTYQDHSGHQEVVKVVFDSDIISYKDLLKQYWVNIDPFDNNGQFCDRGYSYKPVIFTSNQEQKRDAKESQETISVGLNIPLEQLKVDIVESKVFWLAENYHQDFAVKNPLKYNFYRSSCGRDNRLKKVWGEYKY; encoded by the coding sequence ATGATTTCTATGCATAAAATCTTCAGAAGACTAATAGTATTTTCTATACTTTTGCAATTATTAATAGCTTGTCCTTTGCAAGCATTTGCCGAATCAGAAGAAGCTATTTTTGCAGGTGGTTGCTTTTGGTGCCTAGAACATGATCTGGAAAAACTTGATGGAGTCGTCTCTGCGGAAAGTGGATACTCTGGAGGAGATTTGATTAATCCCACGTATCAAGATCATAGTGGGCATCAAGAAGTTGTGAAAGTTGTTTTTGATTCTGACATTATTAGCTATAAAGATTTACTTAAGCAATATTGGGTTAATATTGATCCTTTTGATAATAATGGACAATTTTGTGATAGAGGTTATTCATATAAGCCAGTTATTTTTACATCTAATCAAGAACAAAAGCGAGATGCAAAAGAGAGTCAAGAAACTATCTCTGTTGGATTGAATATACCCTTGGAGCAATTAAAGGTTGATATCGTTGAGTCAAAAGTGTTTTGGTTGGCAGAGAACTATCACCAAGATTTTGCAGTTAAAAATCCACTCAAATACAATTTTTATAGGAGCAGTTGTGGAAGAGATAATAGATTAAAAAAAGTCTGGGGTGAATATAAGTATTAA
- the lpxC gene encoding UDP-3-O-acyl-N-acetylglucosamine deacetylase produces MFSFPDDYEEGWTLQNEIKKDGIGLHTGLKCTVIIKPTELTGFHISFSSEPNKVTPIDISQVRNTPLCTTLDLNGKKVATVEHLLASLLGAGLTHAHIEITGSEIPLLDGSAIGWIEEIQNVGMINSITSPRPRPELKSPIFVSKGESVIFAIPSEKLKLVGLIDFPYKAIGQQMFSIELSPNNFVKEIAPARTFGFLDQLEELKKAGLIKGGALENALVCNGDSWVNPPLRFANEPVRHKLLDLIGDLAFVGLPKAQIFVYKGSHALHAEFAASLKKVLT; encoded by the coding sequence GTGTTCTCTTTCCCCGATGACTATGAAGAAGGTTGGACGCTTCAAAATGAAATTAAAAAAGATGGTATTGGATTGCATACAGGTCTTAAATGCACAGTAATAATTAAGCCAACAGAATTAACAGGATTTCATATCTCTTTTTCAAGTGAACCCAATAAAGTTACTCCCATAGATATTTCACAAGTAAGGAATACGCCTTTATGTACAACTCTTGATTTGAATGGAAAAAAAGTAGCTACCGTTGAACACTTGTTGGCTTCATTACTTGGAGCAGGCTTAACTCATGCACATATAGAAATTACTGGCAGTGAGATTCCCTTACTTGATGGTTCTGCTATTGGTTGGATCGAGGAAATTCAAAATGTAGGAATGATTAATTCCATTACATCTCCCAGACCAAGGCCGGAACTCAAATCTCCAATTTTTGTCAGCAAAGGAGAAAGTGTGATTTTTGCAATACCATCAGAAAAATTGAAATTAGTAGGTTTGATTGATTTCCCGTATAAGGCAATTGGACAGCAAATGTTTTCTATTGAGCTGTCCCCAAATAATTTTGTTAAAGAAATTGCACCTGCGCGAACTTTTGGCTTTCTTGATCAGTTAGAAGAATTAAAGAAAGCTGGTCTAATTAAAGGTGGAGCTCTTGAAAATGCGTTGGTTTGTAATGGTGATTCTTGGGTGAATCCACCCTTGAGATTTGCAAACGAACCAGTGCGTCATAAATTGCTTGACTTGATTGGAGATTTAGCTTTTGTTGGATTACCGAAAGCGCAAATTTTTGTTTATAAAGGGTCTCATGCTCTTCATGCTGAATTTGCAGCTTCTCTTAAAAAGGTATTAACCTAA
- the purC gene encoding phosphoribosylaminoimidazolesuccinocarboxamide synthase, with the protein MNHIQGSLIYEGKAKRVFACENPNRVLIEFKNDATAFNAKKRSEIDGKGRLNCKISAALFKLLELNGIPTHFLELQSETFMIANKINVIPLEVVIRNIATGSLCRETPINQGTILNPPLLDYYYKDDELGDPILTERRLKLLDLISTSQIEKVETITKNVNKILKEYFDDLDLLLVDFKLEFGFNSLGEIVIADEISPDNCRFWDKTNSDPKERILDKDRFRQDLGGVIDAYEEILKRIERDSSNSS; encoded by the coding sequence ATGAATCATATCCAAGGATCACTAATTTATGAAGGCAAAGCAAAAAGAGTTTTTGCGTGTGAAAATCCAAATAGGGTTTTAATAGAATTCAAAAATGATGCTACAGCTTTTAATGCAAAAAAACGATCAGAGATTGACGGGAAAGGGCGCTTAAATTGCAAAATTTCTGCGGCACTTTTTAAATTGCTTGAATTGAATGGAATTCCAACACACTTTTTAGAACTTCAATCGGAAACATTCATGATTGCGAATAAAATCAATGTGATCCCTTTAGAAGTTGTTATTCGCAATATTGCTACAGGGTCACTATGTAGAGAAACACCGATCAATCAAGGAACAATATTAAACCCTCCACTCCTCGATTATTATTATAAAGATGATGAATTAGGAGATCCTATACTTACAGAAAGAAGATTAAAACTGCTAGATTTGATAAGTACTTCGCAGATAGAAAAGGTAGAGACAATTACTAAAAATGTAAATAAAATTTTAAAAGAATATTTTGATGATCTCGATTTATTATTGGTTGACTTTAAATTAGAGTTCGGTTTTAACTCATTAGGCGAAATTGTGATTGCTGATGAAATAAGTCCAGATAATTGTAGATTTTGGGATAAAACAAATTCTGACCCTAAAGAACGTATCCTTGACAAAGACCGCTTTCGGCAAGATCTTGGAGGGGTGATAGATGCTTATGAGGAGATTTTGAAACGAATAGAGAGAGATTCTTCTAATTCTTCTTAA
- the fabZ gene encoding 3-hydroxyacyl-ACP dehydratase FabZ, protein MGLLPHRYPFALVDRVIEHDQGKKAVAIKNVTLNEPQFQGHFPDRPLMPGVLIVEAMAQVGGLIVSQMPDLPKGLFVFAGIDSVRFRRPVVPGDQLLISCELISIKRKRFGKVKGEAKVDDQLVCSGDLMFSLVD, encoded by the coding sequence ATGGGGCTTTTGCCACATAGATATCCCTTTGCGCTTGTTGACAGAGTGATAGAACATGATCAAGGCAAGAAAGCTGTGGCAATAAAAAATGTCACTCTTAATGAGCCGCAATTTCAAGGCCATTTTCCTGATAGACCACTAATGCCTGGAGTTTTAATAGTAGAAGCAATGGCTCAAGTCGGTGGTTTGATTGTTTCTCAAATGCCTGATCTTCCAAAAGGGCTTTTTGTGTTCGCTGGGATTGATTCGGTTCGGTTTAGGCGTCCAGTGGTTCCAGGGGATCAATTATTGATATCTTGTGAGTTGATAAGCATCAAAAGAAAGAGATTTGGAAAAGTTAAGGGAGAAGCAAAAGTGGATGATCAGTTGGTTTGTTCCGGAGATTTGATGTTCTCTCTTGTGGATTGA
- the lpxB gene encoding lipid-A-disaccharide synthase: MKLLISTGEVSGDLQGSLLINALKTNAEKRKIELEIIALGGERMQEAGAKLISNTSSIGAIGFLEALPYVLPTLNAQSKIDNYLSSSPPDAVVLIDYMGPNIRLGLKVKKKFPNIPIIYYIAPQEWAWRLGDSGTTDLISFTDKILAIFEEEAKFYSNKGGNVKFVGHPMLDFYRNIPTREEALRRIGLTSDQKLLLIIPASRKQELKYILPTLLKAAKLLQEKDPSITVLIPSGLNEFNELLNDSLKEYALSGRIILSNEVDDLKPFLFSAAHLALAKSGTINMELALNSVPQIVGYKVSRVTAFFARYLLRFNVKYISPVNLLLNKMLIPEFIQEDFKADKIFNAALKILEDNSTKEDIKLGYERLKDKLGKPGVTDRASKDILDLLI; the protein is encoded by the coding sequence ATGAAGTTATTAATCAGCACTGGTGAAGTCTCTGGAGACTTGCAGGGAAGTTTATTAATAAATGCGTTAAAGACAAATGCCGAGAAAAGGAAAATTGAATTAGAGATAATTGCTTTAGGTGGTGAAAGGATGCAGGAAGCAGGCGCTAAATTAATATCTAATACTTCTTCGATAGGTGCGATTGGTTTTTTAGAAGCTCTCCCTTACGTTCTACCAACATTAAATGCACAATCAAAAATTGACAATTACTTAAGTTCTTCCCCTCCTGATGCAGTTGTTTTAATAGATTATATGGGGCCAAATATTCGACTAGGATTAAAAGTAAAAAAAAAGTTCCCTAATATTCCAATAATCTATTATATTGCGCCTCAGGAATGGGCATGGAGATTAGGGGATTCGGGTACAACAGATTTGATTAGTTTTACAGATAAAATATTAGCTATCTTTGAAGAGGAAGCTAAATTTTATTCAAACAAGGGAGGAAATGTAAAATTTGTAGGTCATCCAATGTTGGATTTCTATCGAAATATTCCTACTAGAGAAGAAGCTTTGAGAAGAATAGGATTAACTTCTGATCAGAAACTTCTTCTTATTATCCCGGCTTCTCGCAAACAAGAACTTAAATATATTTTACCCACATTACTAAAAGCAGCTAAGCTTCTTCAGGAAAAAGATCCTTCTATTACTGTTCTAATACCATCGGGATTAAATGAATTTAATGAACTTTTAAATGATTCATTAAAAGAATATGCTCTTTCTGGAAGGATTATTTTGTCTAATGAAGTTGACGATTTAAAACCATTTCTATTTTCAGCGGCTCATCTTGCTTTAGCTAAGTCTGGGACAATAAATATGGAATTGGCTCTAAACTCAGTTCCGCAAATCGTTGGATATAAAGTAAGTAGAGTTACTGCTTTTTTCGCAAGATATTTATTAAGATTTAATGTTAAATATATTTCTCCAGTTAATCTTCTTTTAAATAAAATGTTAATACCAGAGTTTATACAAGAGGACTTTAAAGCGGATAAAATTTTTAATGCAGCATTAAAAATCCTTGAAGATAATTCAACAAAAGAGGACATAAAGCTTGGTTATGAAAGATTGAAAGATAAATTAGGAAAACCTGGAGTTACAGATAGAGCATCAAAGGATATTCTAGACTTATTAATTTAA
- a CDS encoding BamA/TamA family outer membrane protein, whose amino-acid sequence MFKRHASSNRKLIGRAAYAIAFAFPFISLFGETKASKIVSSENQLFVQNKQSKRLQFSDQLNPNKLNLNFDNFLISEGENQKDENIVVEEKRVLISEIVIEGLEDHPDKERLEVIAYDAMLIRPGSKVTSAEVKKDLDRIYSTGWFSGAKIESLQSPLGVKLLIKIEPNPILNKISILPLERKLSNTKLNEIFNNDYGKTLNLNTLQIRIKEIKDWYASQGYSLSRISGPSRVTKEGRVELNIQEGYIAGIQINFIDEDGNAEDEKGNLIKGKTKRWVIKRELITKVGDIFNRNKLESDIKRLYSTSLFSDVKVTLKPVISEPGKIIVSLGITEQRTGSLTGGLGYSGGQGVFGQIGLQESNLVGRSWSSNMNLTYGEYGALLNLSLYDPWIKNDKHRTSFRTSLYLSREVPQEFRSQEGGSIRGVTDRYEAPNSLTSYDTNQSQNLNLNNNNTLIETGPFTNLYSAQLSAPQFSWFDYEGDSIVLERTGGGFSFARPLNGGQPLKKVPWSVLIGANFQKVKPIDYAGDKRPYGVASTNFIDGKVPKNEVICVAYNCSTENTLVSFKSAVTYNNLDNSRNPTSGDYLNIGSEQFISLGENSPTFNRTRVSYSRFYPVNWLKFHKGCRPKPGEKSDCSQSIGFQAKIGTIIGDLPPYEAFCLGGASSVRGWNSCDLGVARNFGEATGEYRFPIWRLVSGVLFVDAGSDFGSQSNVPGKPGKILEKPGSGFSVGPGAVINTPVGPIRIEAATQDFSGNWRYNIGIGWKF is encoded by the coding sequence ATGTTCAAAAGACACGCAAGTTCTAATAGAAAATTAATAGGCAGAGCTGCATATGCCATTGCTTTCGCATTCCCTTTTATCAGCCTTTTTGGAGAGACTAAAGCCTCTAAGATAGTCTCAAGTGAAAATCAATTGTTTGTTCAAAATAAGCAGAGTAAAAGATTACAATTTAGTGATCAATTAAATCCTAATAAACTTAATTTAAATTTCGATAATTTTTTGATTTCTGAGGGGGAAAATCAAAAAGATGAAAATATTGTTGTTGAAGAAAAAAGAGTATTAATTTCAGAGATTGTTATTGAGGGACTTGAAGATCATCCTGACAAAGAGCGCTTGGAAGTTATTGCTTATGATGCAATGTTAATTAGGCCTGGTAGTAAAGTTACAAGCGCAGAAGTTAAGAAGGATTTAGATCGAATTTATTCAACAGGCTGGTTCTCTGGTGCAAAAATCGAGTCTTTGCAGAGTCCTCTAGGAGTTAAACTTCTGATTAAGATTGAACCTAATCCAATATTAAATAAGATAAGTATACTTCCGCTTGAAAGAAAACTATCAAATACAAAATTAAATGAGATTTTTAATAATGATTATGGTAAGACCTTAAATCTCAATACTCTACAAATAAGGATTAAGGAAATTAAGGATTGGTATGCTAGTCAAGGATACTCCTTGTCAAGGATATCTGGTCCAAGTCGTGTGACCAAAGAAGGTAGAGTTGAACTTAATATTCAAGAAGGATATATTGCTGGTATCCAGATAAATTTTATAGATGAGGATGGAAATGCAGAAGATGAAAAAGGAAATTTAATAAAAGGAAAAACTAAGAGATGGGTAATTAAAAGAGAATTAATAACTAAAGTTGGAGATATTTTTAATAGAAACAAATTAGAATCAGATATTAAAAGATTATACTCAACGTCACTTTTTAGTGATGTAAAAGTAACTCTTAAACCAGTAATCTCGGAACCTGGAAAGATTATAGTTTCACTAGGTATAACAGAACAAAGAACAGGCTCTTTGACGGGTGGGCTTGGTTATAGTGGAGGTCAAGGTGTGTTTGGACAGATCGGATTACAAGAGTCCAATCTGGTGGGAAGATCATGGTCATCAAATATGAATTTGACTTATGGTGAATATGGAGCACTGCTAAATCTTTCCTTATATGATCCATGGATTAAAAATGATAAACATAGAACATCTTTTAGAACTTCATTATATTTAAGTAGGGAGGTTCCTCAAGAATTTAGAAGTCAAGAGGGTGGAAGTATTAGAGGAGTTACAGATAGATATGAAGCCCCGAATTCGTTAACAAGTTACGACACTAATCAATCTCAAAACTTAAACCTAAATAATAATAATACTTTAATAGAAACTGGGCCATTTACTAATCTTTATTCTGCTCAGTTATCTGCACCTCAGTTTAGCTGGTTTGATTATGAGGGTGATTCTATTGTCTTAGAGCGAACAGGAGGTGGCTTCTCTTTCGCAAGACCTTTAAATGGTGGTCAGCCTCTAAAAAAGGTTCCTTGGAGTGTGCTTATTGGTGCAAACTTCCAGAAAGTTAAGCCAATAGACTATGCCGGAGATAAAAGACCTTATGGCGTAGCATCTACAAATTTTATAGATGGGAAAGTTCCTAAGAATGAAGTTATTTGCGTTGCGTATAATTGCTCTACAGAGAATACACTAGTTAGTTTTAAAAGTGCAGTTACTTATAATAATTTAGATAATTCAAGAAATCCAACCTCTGGAGATTATTTAAATATTGGTTCTGAACAATTTATTAGCTTAGGTGAGAATTCACCGACTTTTAATAGAACTCGGGTTAGTTATTCTCGTTTTTATCCTGTTAATTGGCTGAAGTTTCATAAGGGTTGTCGACCAAAGCCTGGAGAAAAATCAGATTGCTCTCAATCGATAGGTTTTCAAGCAAAGATTGGAACAATCATCGGAGATTTACCTCCTTATGAAGCATTTTGCTTAGGAGGAGCCAGCTCTGTTCGGGGTTGGAACTCTTGTGACTTAGGCGTCGCAAGAAATTTTGGAGAGGCAACAGGAGAATATAGATTTCCTATTTGGCGATTAGTCTCTGGGGTCCTATTTGTTGACGCAGGATCTGATTTTGGCTCTCAATCAAATGTTCCAGGGAAGCCTGGAAAAATTCTAGAAAAACCAGGCTCTGGTTTTTCTGTTGGACCAGGTGCAGTCATTAATACACCTGTTGGCCCAATTCGAATAGAGGCGGCGACTCAAGATTTCAGTGGTAATTGGCGCTATAACATCGGAATTGGCTGGAAATTCTAG
- a CDS encoding HAMP domain-containing sensor histidine kinase: protein MKNTNSNQNKNFIASKHDVILDDLTLLEKINLWWSRFNLRSKLLAFGTLVVSFIMTLITFFALSSIQKDAGMNDTRYARDLGLLLSGNVTELVAKNQTRELFNVAEKFWRSSRNLRYIFFTDPDGFVKLGIPVSATASDSDAEGALQLTRKLKLPSELKKQPQFPLVRQHSTPQGQVTDVFVPMLWKGEYLGTLALGVTPNKKALATAALTREITVAVFISIWVLVIIGAVFNALTITRPIRELVIGVREIAKGNFKSRVDLPMSGELGELLTGFNAMASRLEDYDAANIEELKAAQVKQQSLIATMADGALLLDEQGNIVLVNPTARRLFRWEGRNLEGQNLLNQLPDSLVKELETPITSLLNNFGDSDDLRCNLEEPPRTLRIVLKSVRDTTGENIKGIAVTIQDLTREVQLNAAQKRFISNVSHELRTPLFNIKSYVETLYDLGEQLTKDEQKEFLGVANSETDRLTRLVNDVLDLSKLESGRTIQLEALSIKEAMEQTLRNYKLNAEEKNVKLILNVENNLTFVLGNWDMLLQVFDNLVGNALKFSQEGGTINLKAYTWPDICVASPVDLDNKAPHCEILSPMPKIRVEVSDTGYGISEIDQQRIFERFYRVEDSVHTEVGTGLGLSIVKGIVDKHGSEIRMASEPNTGTTFWFELPLEDSDADELLLKSARKNWELENDKTLIK from the coding sequence ATGAAAAATACAAATTCAAATCAGAATAAAAACTTTATAGCATCAAAACATGATGTAATATTAGATGATTTAACCTTATTAGAAAAAATAAATTTATGGTGGTCTAGATTTAATTTAAGATCTAAACTACTAGCATTTGGAACGCTAGTAGTTAGTTTCATAATGACACTTATTACGTTTTTTGCTTTAAGTAGTATTCAAAAGGATGCTGGCATGAATGATACAAGATACGCCAGAGATTTAGGGTTGTTATTGTCAGGGAACGTTACGGAATTAGTAGCGAAGAATCAAACAAGAGAACTTTTCAACGTTGCTGAGAAGTTTTGGCGTTCTAGTAGGAACTTGAGATACATTTTCTTCACTGACCCAGATGGGTTTGTAAAATTGGGTATACCAGTTAGTGCAACGGCTTCAGACTCTGATGCTGAAGGTGCTTTGCAACTAACCAGAAAACTTAAATTACCAAGTGAATTAAAAAAACAACCTCAATTTCCATTAGTCAGACAACATTCAACTCCACAAGGCCAGGTAACTGATGTTTTTGTTCCCATGCTTTGGAAAGGTGAATATCTAGGCACCTTGGCTCTGGGGGTAACACCGAACAAAAAAGCTCTTGCTACAGCCGCTTTAACCAGAGAAATTACTGTTGCAGTATTTATTTCTATTTGGGTTTTAGTAATAATAGGAGCTGTATTTAATGCGCTAACAATCACTCGTCCAATAAGAGAATTAGTTATTGGAGTCAGAGAAATTGCTAAAGGTAATTTCAAATCAAGAGTAGATCTACCTATGAGTGGAGAACTTGGGGAACTCTTAACTGGGTTTAATGCAATGGCATCAAGATTAGAAGATTATGATGCTGCAAATATAGAGGAACTTAAAGCTGCCCAAGTCAAACAGCAATCCTTAATAGCCACAATGGCAGATGGAGCCCTTCTTCTTGACGAGCAAGGAAATATTGTCTTAGTCAATCCAACTGCTAGAAGACTATTCCGCTGGGAAGGGAGAAATCTTGAAGGTCAAAATTTATTGAATCAACTTCCTGACTCTCTTGTAAAAGAACTTGAAACACCAATAACCTCTCTATTGAACAATTTCGGAGACAGCGATGATTTGCGTTGCAATCTTGAAGAACCACCAAGAACACTTCGTATAGTTTTAAAGTCTGTCAGAGACACGACTGGAGAGAATATAAAAGGTATTGCTGTTACGATTCAAGATCTCACTAGGGAAGTCCAATTAAACGCAGCACAAAAAAGATTCATCAGCAATGTTTCTCACGAACTGAGAACGCCATTATTCAACATTAAAAGCTATGTTGAAACTCTATATGACCTAGGAGAGCAGCTTACAAAAGACGAGCAAAAAGAATTTCTAGGTGTTGCGAATTCAGAAACAGATAGACTCACTCGCTTGGTCAATGATGTTCTTGACTTATCCAAGTTGGAGTCTGGAAGAACAATCCAATTAGAAGCACTAAGTATAAAAGAAGCTATGGAACAAACGCTAAGAAACTATAAACTTAATGCCGAGGAAAAAAATGTGAAATTAATATTAAATGTTGAAAATAATTTGACATTTGTTTTAGGTAACTGGGATATGCTTCTTCAGGTTTTTGACAATCTTGTTGGTAATGCACTTAAATTCAGTCAAGAGGGAGGAACAATAAATTTAAAGGCTTATACATGGCCCGATATATGCGTTGCTTCGCCAGTGGATTTAGATAATAAAGCTCCACATTGTGAAATTTTGTCCCCGATGCCAAAAATCAGAGTTGAGGTCTCCGATACAGGATATGGAATTTCTGAAATTGATCAACAAAGAATATTTGAACGTTTTTACAGAGTTGAAGATTCAGTACATACTGAAGTGGGCACTGGACTTGGCCTTTCAATCGTTAAAGGGATCGTTGATAAGCACGGAAGTGAGATCAGAATGGCAAGTGAACCAAATACTGGAACAACTTTTTGGTTTGAACTTCCTCTTGAAGACTCTGACGCTGATGAGTTGTTACTAAAATCTGCTAGAAAAAATTGGGAACTTGAAAATGATAAGACATTAATTAAATAG
- the purD gene encoding phosphoribosylamine--glycine ligase, producing MKKNQKAEELKRVLIVGSGGRENSIAWALSKNQSIEQIYVCPGNGGTAKFEKCICLKPNSEDKKIIINECQRLAIDLVIIGPEDPLAEGLANKMREAGLTVFGPGKDGAQLEASKDWSKALMIENNIPTAKYWSAKSKEEALEILRRFNQPLVIKADGLAAGKGVTVCETIEESKEAIKDIFSGKFGSAGNKVILEEKIEGPEVSIFALCDGEKLIVLPPAQDHKRLLDGDNGPNTGGMGAYAPALLINEQDLKDLTELVLIPTLKGLKKKNINYIGVIYAGLMLTSSGPKVIEFNCRFGDPECQALMPLMGEEFASVLFACARGEIENAPKLTFNSECSACIVAASKGYPESPQKGEKIVINVESNSSLQIFHAGTTIDKFDNTITSGGRVLSVVAQGESFDKAFDLAYSNLKKIKFNGMHFREDIGYQVRNI from the coding sequence ATGAAAAAGAATCAAAAAGCTGAAGAATTGAAAAGGGTATTAATAGTTGGAAGCGGAGGTAGAGAAAACTCTATTGCTTGGGCTCTATCAAAAAATCAATCTATTGAGCAAATATATGTTTGTCCTGGCAATGGTGGAACAGCCAAATTTGAAAAATGTATTTGCCTAAAACCCAACTCTGAAGATAAAAAAATAATCATTAATGAGTGTCAGCGACTTGCAATTGATTTAGTCATTATTGGTCCTGAAGACCCTTTGGCTGAGGGCTTAGCAAATAAAATGCGTGAGGCAGGGTTAACAGTTTTTGGTCCAGGCAAAGATGGTGCTCAATTAGAGGCAAGTAAAGACTGGTCTAAGGCTCTGATGATAGAGAACAATATCCCTACAGCAAAGTACTGGTCTGCAAAATCTAAAGAAGAAGCACTAGAAATTCTTAGAAGATTTAACCAACCTCTTGTTATCAAAGCAGATGGTCTTGCGGCAGGTAAAGGCGTCACTGTTTGCGAAACCATTGAGGAATCTAAGGAAGCTATTAAGGACATATTTTCTGGAAAGTTTGGCTCTGCAGGAAATAAAGTTATTCTCGAAGAAAAAATTGAAGGGCCAGAAGTTTCTATTTTTGCCCTTTGTGATGGAGAGAAATTAATTGTTCTTCCTCCAGCCCAAGATCATAAAAGATTACTTGATGGAGACAATGGTCCAAATACTGGCGGAATGGGAGCTTATGCACCTGCACTTTTAATAAATGAACAAGATCTTAAGGACTTAACTGAACTGGTTCTTATCCCAACTTTAAAAGGATTGAAAAAAAAGAATATCAATTACATCGGTGTCATTTATGCCGGTTTAATGCTTACATCGTCAGGGCCAAAAGTTATTGAATTCAATTGCCGCTTTGGAGATCCAGAATGTCAAGCTTTAATGCCCTTAATGGGAGAGGAATTTGCTTCTGTCCTTTTTGCTTGCGCTCGAGGAGAGATTGAGAATGCACCAAAACTTACATTTAATTCTGAATGCAGTGCTTGTATAGTTGCAGCCTCTAAGGGATACCCTGAAAGCCCACAAAAAGGTGAAAAGATTGTCATCAATGTTGAATCAAATTCTTCACTCCAAATTTTTCACGCAGGCACCACAATTGACAAATTTGACAATACAATTACCTCAGGTGGAAGAGTTCTTTCAGTAGTTGCTCAGGGAGAAAGTTTCGACAAAGCTTTCGATTTAGCCTACTCTAACCTTAAAAAAATCAAGTTTAATGGTATGCATTTTCGCGAAGATATAGGTTACCAAGTTAGAAATATTTGA